A region of the Betaproteobacteria bacterium genome:
GCGCGAGCGCATTCTGCGAATCACGCTGAACCGGCCGCCGATGAATCCCATCCACTACGAGCTGCATGCCGAGCTCGCCCGTCTCTGGTATCAGGTCCAGGTCGACCACGATACGGATGTCGTCGTCTTCACCGGCGCGGGAGACGTCTTCTCGGCCGGCGGAGACATCCCGATGATGCAGCGGCGCATCGACGACCCGGAGCTGTTCAACCGCAAGAATCTCGAGATGAAGCAGATGATCTTCGGGCTGCTCGATCTCGAAAAGCCGGTCATTGCGCGCATCAACGGCGACTGCATCGGGCTTGCCGCCACACTGGCACTGCTATGCGACATCCTGATCGCCGTCGAGGATGCGCGCTTCGGCGATCCGCACGTGAAGATGGGTTACGTCGCGGGCGATGGCGGCGCCGTGATCTGGCCGCAGCTCGTCGGCTTCGCGAAAGCCAAGGAATATCTGCTGACCGGCGATCTGCTGGGGGCCAAGGAGGCCGAGCGCATTGGCCTCATCAATTACGCGCTGCCGCGCGATCAGCTGGACGCCAAGGTGAATGCGATCGCCGAGAAGCTCGCGAACGGGTCGACCAAGGCCATCAAATGGACGAAGACGTGCATGAACATCCCGCTGCGCCAGCTGGCGCACTCGATCATGGACGCTTCGCTCGCCTATGAAGCCATCACCAACATGGGCGCGGACCACCAGGAAGCCGTCAGGGCGTTTCAGGAGAAACGCAAACCCCGGTTCACGGGGCGCTGAAGCGGCCACGCGCTAATCACGCGGAGCGCGCGCACATCCCAAGCCGTCTGCTGCCGGGCGGCTATTCGTCACGCTGACCCTCTCCGCCCCAGCGCAGGCGGGCGCCTGTTGCGGACGCTCGTCGTCACCGAACATCGAGAAGATACCTACGTCGTCCCAGGCTCAAGACGCCCGCGGACGCGTCGATACGACGTTACAAGAGTCGATGACGACCGCACGAAGGCCGATCGGGTTCGAGCGATTCACCACCGCCATGCTCTCGATTCGCGCCCATCGAAGGTTCTCGACTCCCTGACAAACCACGTGGGATCGAAGCTCCTCTCCGCGGCAGCAAGCTGGGAGTAGGAAGCGTGATGATGACAGGACGCTTCCCGCGCCCGTTGCAGAAGCCCTTCCCGCGAAGCCGCCAAGGAGCGTTGCGAAAATGAATCGATCGCACGGTTTTACGTTGATCGAGTTGATGGTCACCGTTGCGCGGAGAACCGCCCTTCTATGCCGCGCAGTTCAACCAGATCTACTACAACCCGAAGATCACCTATGCCCCGGGGGTCACGTATCTCGGCGCCAGTCTCGGAGACCAGGGCTCACCCTGGAGCGCGGTCGAACGCGATCCGTACACCAGCAACGCCACCGACATATCGCCAGCGAGTATCGCGAGATCGTCTATTGCACGACGAACTATCCTTCGGCGTCGGAGCTCGCGGATCCTGCCAAGTGCCGGCGCAACGGCGTGCACAACGGCATCTTCAAGTACTGGGGAACTGCGGGCGCCAACGTCGCCTATCCGCAGGCGAGCGGCTCGTATTCCACCAGTTTTCGCTATCCGATCTCGGTCGATACAGGGCTCTACTACTTCACCATTACACCGATCGAGCACTGCAGCGATGTCGATCTGACGACCTGCACGTTGTCGTCCACGCCCACCGGCAGCTTCACCATTCCGGCGCCGGTGCGCTATTTCAGGACGACTTCCAACGCGGCCAGCACATCGGCGGTGACCGGCCTGTCCAGCGGGAAACCGAGATGCCAGCGGAAGTTCGACGCGTCGAGCTACCGCTATCCGCGCTACGGCGAGTTCACCCGCACCAACATCGTTTCCGGGACCACTTACCCGCAGGGCGCAGGCTCCACCCGGACCGATTGCGCCAATGCCGCGTCCTGCACCTACGAAGAAGAGATGACGAATTTCGCCAACGGGTACGCGTATTACCGCACCCGGATGCAAATGATGAAGACGGCTACGGGGCGGGCGTTCCTCGCCATCAACGATCGCTACCGGGTGGGATTCGTCACGATCAATCCGAACTCGCCGGTGACCTCGTCCAAGTACCTGGCCATCGACAAGTTCACGAGCACGCAGAAGTCGGACTGGTACGACAAGCTCTACGCGCAAGACACCAACGGCGGTACGCCGCTGCGTCAAGCGCTGTCGCGCGTCGGACGCCACTACGCCGCAGTCACCGACGGAATCAACCGAGGCATGCCGGTCGACCCCATGACGCACTCCTGCCAGCAGAACTTCGCCCTGCTGACGACCGACGGCTACTGGAACGGAAGCGGCGGCAGGAAGATCGATGACAACGCCATCGGCAACCAGGACAACAGCGATTCCGACTGGACCACGCGCGCGGTTGGCGCTTACGACGGCGCGATCAGCGGTGCGTCGGACACGCTGGCGGACGTAGCCGCGTACTTCTACAAGAACGACCTGCGCAGCAGCAGGTCGAAGTCGGCCGACGACGTGCCCACCACCGACAAGGACAGCGCGACCCATCAGCACATGACGACGTTCACGCTCGGCCTGGGATTGCAGGGCCTGATGAACTACACACCCGATTACGAAACGAATTCGACCGGCGACTTCGCCAAGATCAAGACCGGGTCGAGCGGATGCAACTGGGCGAGCGGAACGTGCAACTGGCCCGATCCTGGAAGACGATACTGGTGGCCGGCCTGAACAAGGGTGGCCGCGGCTACTACGCGCTCGACATCACCGATCCGAACAATCCCAAAGGTCTGTGGGAAATCTGCGCCGACAGCGCGCTGTGCGAAGTGTCCGACACCGACATCGGTTACACCTACGGCTATCCGGTGATCACCAAGCGCGCCTCGGACGGCAAGTGGGTCGTTCTCGTCACTTCGGGAATGAACAACGTCTCGCCCGGAAGCGGCCGCGGCTACTTGTACGTGGTCGATCTGGCCACCGGCGCCATTCTGCGCAAAGTCTCGACCGGGGTCGGAGACACCGCCACGCCCTCGGGCCTGGCGAAGATCGGGGGCTATGCGCAGAGCTTCAATACCAACAGCACGAGTCGATACGTCTACGGCGGCGATCTCGAAGGCAACGTATGGCGCTTCGACTTGAGCTCCGATCCGCCCGCCGTTCTGAAGCTCGCCGAGCTGCGCGACGCGACCGGCAAGCCACAATCGATCACCACGCGTCCGGAGCTCGCTTTGATCGAGGGCTACCCGATTGTCTACGTCGGCACCGGCCGCTACCTGGGCACGAACGATCTGCAGGATCCAGCGACGTTGAGCCCGCCGCAGCCGCACGCGTACCAGCAGTCCATTTACGCCATCAAGGATCAAGGTGCAGCCTACGGCGACGCGCGCCAATCCGGCAACTGGGTGGTGCAGACGATCAGCGCCTCGGGGCCGACTGTGCGCACGGTCAGCGACAACGCGGTCGAGTGGACAGCGAAGAACGGCGCAAAGCAGCCCTTCACGGTCAACGTCGGCGGTGACGGTGGTGTCGGGCGGCGCGTATCCTGGCGCGAGGTCGTGCGCTGAGCCGAAGCGTTCGCACGCCTGACAACACATTGCTTTCGAACGACCGCGCTCGCCGGAGGACCCGGCCTGCTCGACCGAGTATCCGCCGACAGGCCGCCGACACGGCGCGCGACAGGCACGCCTGGCAGTGCCCGGTTCGCTACCGCGTCATTCCCACAGCCTCTCCGGCAACGGCAGCCCGGCCAGATC
Encoded here:
- a CDS encoding enoyl-CoA hydratase/isomerase family protein — protein: MDYSAYKHMLFERRERILRITLNRPPMNPIHYELHAELARLWYQVQVDHDTDVVVFTGAGDVFSAGGDIPMMQRRIDDPELFNRKNLEMKQMIFGLLDLEKPVIARINGDCIGLAATLALLCDILIAVEDARFGDPHVKMGYVAGDGGAVIWPQLVGFAKAKEYLLTGDLLGAKEAERIGLINYALPRDQLDAKVNAIAEKLANGSTKAIKWTKTCMNIPLRQLAHSIMDASLAYEAITNMGADHQEAVRAFQEKRKPRFTGR
- a CDS encoding prepilin-type N-terminal cleavage/methylation domain-containing protein, with amino-acid sequence MNRSHGFTLIELMVTVARRTALLCRAVQPDLLQPEDHLCPGGHVSRRQSRRPGLTLERGRTRSVHQQRHRHIASEYREIVYCTTNYPSASELADPAKCRRNGVHNGIFKYWGTAGANVAYPQASGSYSTSFRYPISVDTGLYYFTITPIEHCSDVDLTTCTLSSTPTGSFTIPAPVRYFRTTSNAASTSAVTGLSSGKPRCQRKFDASSYRYPRYGEFTRTNIVSGTTYPQGAGSTRTDCANAASCTYEEEMTNFANGYAYYRTRMQMMKTATGRAFLAINDRYRVGFVTINPNSPVTSSKYLAIDKFTSTQKSDWYDKLYAQDTNGGTPLRQALSRVGRHYAAVTDGINRGMPVDPMTHSCQQNFALLTTDGYWNGSGGRKIDDNAIGNQDNSDSDWTTRAVGAYDGAISGASDTLADVAAYFYKNDLRSSRSKSADDVPTTDKDSATHQHMTTFTLGLGLQGLMNYTPDYETNSTGDFAKIKTGSSGCNWASGTCNWPDPGRRYWWPA